A genomic segment from Rhizoctonia solani chromosome 11, complete sequence encodes:
- a CDS encoding HMG (high mobility group) box protein translates to MMPASHTNHSKNSDNKPPFTVDTIKQYGPFMALDPALQAKICELLANKEVNKKGKIKRPLSGYLLYIQEKSLTIANQCSGNETGHSVQTKAALARGWHDLKEEKIKYKLLARQARRARQEEFPGYKHSPMDDRKWKGINEEGRKKWFLESLVSAITKALNPGAGSPYLDINQWICDPSNHKYVSPQILSEALGGPQTMHEYGFRIRSETTVCPQQLVLTPNSRPLSAMATPAPSPNLIFLSSSERFPDFVDEINEIWRDNNDTKGDRLYLIRLEYMRIHDLGI, encoded by the exons ATGATGCCTGCCTCGCACACCAACCACTCCAAAAATTCCGACAACAAGCCTCCTTTCACTGTCGATACAATCAAGCAGTATGGGCCATTCATGGCACTGGATCCCGCATTACAGGCTAAAATCTGCGAGTTACTTGCCAATAAAGAAGTCAACAAAAAGGGAAAAATCAAACGACCTCTGAGCGGTTATCTGCTCTATATACAGGAAAAGTCTCTCACAATAGCAAACCAGTGCAGCGGCAACGAAACTGGGCATTCTGTCCAAACAAAAGCAGCGCTAGCAAGAGGTTGGCACGACCTCAAAGAGGAGAAGATAAAATACAAGCTACTGGCTCGTCAAGCTCGTCGGGCGCGCCAGGAGGAATTTCCTGGATATAAACACTCACCTATGGATGATCGCAAGTGGAAAGGTATCAACGAAGAGGGGCGGAAGAAGTGGTTCTTAGAGTCTCTCGTGTCAGCCATCACAAAAGCGCTAAATCCTGGTGCCGGTTCTCCCTATCTAGACATCAATCAATGGATTTGTGATCCTTCAAATCACAAGTATGTCAGCCCCCAGAT CTTGAGTGAGGCCCTGGGTGGCCCCCAGACCATGCACGAATATGGATTTAGGATTCGCTCGGAGACAACAGTCTGCCCTCAACAACTTGTTCTCACACCAAATTCTCGGCCTCTTTCAGCTATGGCAACACCAGCTCCTAGTCCTAACCTAATTTTTCTCTCTTCTTCTGAACGATTTCCCGACTTTGTCGATGAGATCAATGAAATTTGGCGGGACAACAACGATACGAAAGGGGATCGCTTGTACCTGATCCGGCTCGAGTATATGAGGATACATGACCTCGGGATATGA
- a CDS encoding glycoside hydrolase family 63 protein: MSTAKEIRNKIFSQAAGGAEGAAAPTTDQGLTIDIPKPISAPAAPVPLPKTNKPKVEEEVESEPQGDTRSYRQKVLDALGTSYTSVENYRLEQDGRKERHWKRWGPYLAERQWATVREDYSGNGDAWANFPHSAARSRAYRWGEDGIGGVSDNHQRLCFALALWNGEDPFLKERLFGVTGPEGNHGEDCKELYYYLDSTPTHSYMKFLYKYPQRRFPYEELVRESVSRGRDVPEFEIHHTEAFEDDRYWDVFIEYAKDADDPEAMSIRITAYNRGPEPADLHIIPQLWFPNTWSWTHNPPPRPQLKLIAPGTVQVTNEKLSTPPYMYCIPSPPPVGPIAEGEDVVEVEGDGVTPNMLFTENDTNYERLYGGKNSSPYVKDAFHDHIVPEHRPLIDDDTGTEKRETEILAEKGKTEEAIRKSPVTPTVRAPPRPWDEQRGDRPFVNPKNEGTKCGAQYVFKAVPPRGGCAVVRLKLTPHTPNKDPSIWDEELFDDTIDERRQDADEFYARLSTGSGGVTDDLRAIMRQALAGMMWSKQFYQFIHKEWMEGDPAQPPPPPERKWVRNREWRHLHIADVLSMPDKWEYPFFAAWDTAFHCIPLAMVDPAFAKKQLDLLTREWYMKPDGALPAYEWNFSDVNPPVHAWATFRVFKIERKLTGNEDVPFLERVFQKLLLNFTWWVNRKDAGGHNVFEGGFLGLDNIGAFNRSEPLPTGGVLRQADGTAWMAFYCLNMLNMALELAKHNSVYEDIASKFFEHFIFIADAMTYRQGDNELSLWNEEEGFYFDAIQWGESHSQQMPIRSLVGLIPLYATLVLEPSVINRFPGFKKRMEWFIDNRPEISARNMANMKARGRGERRLLALTNKDRLVRILEKMLDESEFFSDYGIRSMSLYHKDHPWSINVKGQDFGVEYWPGDSRSGMFGGNSNWRGPIWLAVNFLLVESLQRFHQYYGNDLQVECPTGSGDYMDLAKVADEIQHRLIHIFGRDMEGRRATNGGDEKLDRDPHFRDYVLFHEFFHGDDGRGLGASHQTGWTGLVAFSIMQSGLSCRLPRTPKTPRSVARHYFDEHIDTVSEAGDAPFSAYSAIDRNTFGDVSPDAL; encoded by the exons ATGTCGACGGCCAAGGAGATTCGCAACAAGATATTCAGCCAGGCCGCTGGGGGAGCAGAGGGCGCCGCTGCTCCTACTACTGATCAAGGGCTAACTATTGATATTCCCAAACCTATCTCTGCACCCGCTGCACCAGTTCCCTTGCCCAAGACCAATAAGCCCAAGGTCGAAGAGGAGGTCGAGAGTGAGCCCCAAGGAGATACGCGCTCTTACCGCCAGAAGGTTCTCGATGCTCTCGGAACTTCCTATACCAGTGTTGAGAACTATCGTCTGGAGCAAGATGGGCGCAAGGAGCGTCATTGGAAACGTTGGGGACCGTATCTTGCCGAAAGGCAGTGG GCCACTGTTCGTGAGGATTATTCTGGGAATGGAGATGCTTGGGCCAACTTTCCTCACTCTGCCGCTCGTTCTCGCGCCTACCGTTGGGGCGAAGATGGAATAGGCGGTGTCTCTGACAACCACCAGCGCTTGTgctttgcccttgccctcTGGAATGGTGAAGACCCCTTCCTCAAAGAACGCTTGTTTGGTGTGACCGGTCCTGAGGGAAACCATGGTGAAGACTGCAAGGAGCTTTACTACTATTTGGATTCTACGCCAACGCATTCTTACATGAAGTTCCTGTACAAATATCCTCAACGCCGATTCCCATACGAAGAGCTCGTCCGCGAGAGCGTCAGCCGCGGTCGCGATGTCCCCGAGTTCGAGATTCATCATACTGAGGCGTTCGAGGATGATCGATACTGGGACGTATTCATCGAGTACGCTAAAGATGCAGACGACCCTGAAGCTATGTCTATCCGTATCACGGCTTACAATCGCGGGCCAGAGCCGGCTGACCTGCATATCATTCCTCAACTTTGGTTCCCTAATACCTGGTCCTGGACTCATAATCCTCCTCCACGCCCACAACTGAAGCTCATCGCTCCAGGTACTGTTCAAGTAACCAACGAGAAACTTTCAACCCCCCCGTACATGTATTGCATCCCTTCTCCTCCCCCAGTTGGTCCTATTGCAGAGGGCGAAGATGTTGTCGAGGTCGAAGGTGATGGAGTTACTCCAAACATGCTTTTTACCGAGAACGATACAAACTACGAGCGTCTGTATGGAGGCAAGAACTCCAGCCCATATGTTAAGGATGCATTCCACGACCATATCGTCCCCGAGCATCGCCCCCTTATCGACGACGACACTGGCACTGAGAAGAGAGAAACCGAGATCCTTGCGGAAAAGGGCAAGACAGAGGAAGCGATCAGAAAGTCACCGGTCACGCCCACTGTACGAGCACCTCCTCGCCCCTGGGATGAGCAAAGGGGTGATCGGCCATTTGTTAACCCGAAAAATGAGGGTACTAAATGCGGGGCGCAATACGTTTTCAAGGCGGTCCCTCCCCGTGGAGGTTGTGCCGTAGTTCGTCTCAAACTTACCCCTCACACCCCAAACAAGGATCCGTCGATATGGGATGAAGAGTTATTTGACGACACTATAGACGAGCGTCGCCAGGATGCAGATGAATTCTACGCCCGGCTTTCCACTGGGTCCGGAGGTGTCACAGATGATTTGAGGGCGATTATGCGTCAAGCTTTGGCAGGAATGATGTGGAGCAAGCAGTTCTACCAGTTTATTCACAAGGAATGGATGGAAGGTGACCCCGCTCagcctcctccacctccggaaCGCAAGTGGGTCAGGAATAGGGAGTGGAGACACTTGCATATTGCCGATGTTCTTTC AATGCCTGATAAGTGGGAATACCCCTTCTTTGCCGCGTGGGACACTGCTTTCCATTGTATCCCATTGGCGATGGTAGACCCAGCATTCGCGAAGAAGCAGCTTGATTTGCTTACTCGAGAGTGGTATATGAAACCTGATGGTGCATTACCTGCCTACGAATGGAACTTTTCCGATGTAAACCCTCCGGTACACGCTTG GGCAACTTTCCGTGTCTTCAAGATCGAGCGAAAACTGACAGGAAACGAGGACGTCCCGTTCCTCGAACGAGTCTTCCAGAAGCTCTTACTCAATTTCACGTGGTGGGTAAATCGCAAAGATGCGGGGGGACACAACGTGTTTGAAGGAGGATTTTTGGGGCTCGATAACATTGGTGCTTTCAACCGGAGTGAACCCCTGCCGACCGGAGGTGTACTCCGTCAAGCAGACGGAACAGCCTGGATGGCTTTCTATTGTTTGAACAT GCTGAATATGGCACTTGAGCTTGCCAAGCATAATAGCGTGTACGAGGATATTGCAAGCAAGTTCTTCGAG CATTTCATCTTTATCGCCGATGCCATGACTTACCGCCAAGGTGATAACGAATTATCCCTTTGGAACGAGGAGGAGGGCTTCTACTTTGATGCCATTCAATGGGGCGAATCTCACTCTCAACAAATGCCCATCCGTTCACTTGTCGGATTGATTCCGTTGTACGCAACGCTCGTCTTGGAACCAAGTGTGATCAATAGGTTCCCTGGGTTCAAGAAACGTATGGAATGGTTTATTGACAATCGACCGGAGATTTCAGCACGTAACATGGCAAACATGAAAG CTCGCGGAAGGGGTGAGCGTAGGCTCTTGGCGCTCACGAACAAGGACCGTCTGGTGAGAATTCTAGAGAAGATGCTTGATGAGTCCGAGTTCTTCAGCGACTACGGAATTCGATC GATGTCGCTTTACCACAAGGACCACCCATGGTCGATCAACGTGAAGGGCCAAGATTTCGGTGTTGAATACTGGCCTGGTGATTCCAGATCTGGTATGTTCGGTGGTAACTCCAACTGGCGTGGCCCTATTTGG CTTGCTGTAAACTTCCTGCTGGTCGAGTCCCTTCAACGATTCCACCAATACTACGGGAACGATCTCCAGGTTGAATGCCCTACCGGAAGTGGCGATTATATGGATCTGGCCAAGGTCGCCGACGAAATTCAGCATCGGCTCATTCATATCTTTGGAAGAGATATGGAGGGTCGTCGCGCGACCAACGGCGGAGACGAGAAACTCGATCGCGACCCTCACTTCCGCGATTATGTTCTCTTCCACGAGTTCTTCCATGGTGATGATGGTCGTGGGTTAGGAGCGTCTCATCAGACAGGATG GACCGGACTGGTCGCGTTTTCTATTATGCAAAGTGGTTTGTCCTGCAGATTACCTCGCACTCCAAAGA CACCTCGCAGCGTGGCACGCCACTACTTCGAT GAACATATCGATACCGTCTCTGAAGCAGGTGATGCCCCCTTCTCCGCTTACAGCGCTATCGACCGCAACACGTTTGGCGACGTTTCTCCCGATGCGCTCTAG
- a CDS encoding F-box-like protein, producing MPDEKFSSPINKLPPELLSKIFITFATSLTAHNYPFQSFAHYAIKLSSVCTAWRQAVNSTPTLWTSVDFMRQGQSLSELRHIHLCLERSRNAPLHLRIGRMDFECPLPAMNVELSTLIHSSAPRLRSLAIAFWRFGLAKEILGTLDALGASNTLHELALYATSGDKLLYADSDFLPRESLDRILSSLRYLYLDSVSLDWNMAYLSCRNLVELQLIEIPMNGYPTSLRLAQLLEGNKGLRSIKFSRFELRDYTVYPGQATIELPELSYVQIYMHPRFIAWFFGLPIKTASDLNLWLASYLVDAYISPVRIALNSFFERHSITSLCLSGDWLPLPFVARNLSKLKMLRIYGHYLGNYAFVGMEEAADLFPHLHAIDIFECVAQIEDIEPGFRTLLSIPSMRDIGIVGASLYAQRFSEQTLLDMDRTRQWLVHGNVSARISDSPQTQFYTFTTPLR from the coding sequence ATGCCCGACGAAAAATTCTCTTCACCCATCAACAAATTGCCACCAGAGCTATTATCAAAAATCTTCATCACATTTGCCACTTCACTCACTGCGCACAACTATCCATTTCAAAGCTTTGCTCACTATGCGATAAAACTTTCGAGCGTGTGCACTGCTTGGAGACAGGCGGTCAACTCTACGCCAACACTCTGGACTTCAGTTGACTTTATGCGGCAAGGACAATCCCTGAGCGAACTacggcatatacacctttGCCTTGAACGTTCCCGTAATGCACCACTCCATTTGCGCATCGGGAGGATGGACTTTGAGTGCCCACTTCCCGCCATGAACGTAGAACTTTCTACTCTAATTCACTCTAGCGCGCCCCGGCTAAGGTCTCTTGCCATCGCATTTTGGCGTTTTGGGTTAGCCAAAGAAATACTTGGGACTTTGGATGCTTTAGGTGCCTCTAACACACTACACGAGCTAGCCCTCTACGCAACGTCGGGTGACAAGCTACTTTATGCAGACTCTGATTTCCTCCCGCGAGAATCTCTTGATCGTATACTTTCATCATTGAGGTATCTTTACTTGGATAGCGTTTCCCTTGATTGGAATATGGCGTATTTATCGTGCCGGAACCTTGTAGAATTGCAGTTGATAGAGATTCCCATGAACGGCTACCCTACCTCTCTACGACTTGCTCAGCTATTagaaggcaacaagggtCTACGATCCATTAAATTCTCGCGATTCGAGCTCCGCGATTATACTGTCTATCCTGGCCAAGCAACCATAGAACTTCCCGAGCTTAGCTATGTTCAAATATACATGCACCCGAGGTTCATCGCCTGGTTTTTCGGTTTACCGATTAAGACTGCATCGGATCTTAATCTGTGGTTAGCGTCGTACTTAGTAGATGCATACATAAGTCCGGTCAGAATTGCCCTCAACTCTTTCTTTGAACGACATTCCATAACTTCATTGTGTCTTTCGGGAGATTGGCTACCGCTTCCCTTTGTGGCAAGGAACCTTTCAAAGTTAAAGATGCTTAGAATATACGGTCATTATCTCGGGAACTACGCTTTCGTAGGAATGGAAGAAGCAGCTGATTTATTCCCTCACTTGCATGCTATTGATATTTTCGAATGTGTCGCTCAAATAGAAGATATTGAGCCCGGCTTTCGAACGCTACTTTCTATTCCGTCGATGAGAGATATTGGGATAGTTGGAGCCAGCTTATATGCTCAGAGATTTTCTGAGCAGACGCTATTGGACATGGATAGGACAAGACAGTGGCTTGTCCATGGTAATGTCAGTGCGAGAATTAGTGACTCTCCTCAGACACAATTTTACACCTTTACGACCCCTCTAAGATGA
- a CDS encoding meiotic nuclear division-like protein: MVWAERSIDLQDDDTEELAALESKVTLLTNEIDNEIRQREDTEERCISLARLAQNCTALSELEFEMAQYGLADPAVLERKRRAVVLAREAACRWTDNYSVLFSHITRTLGCEAGELREYLGIGEGYEDIE; this comes from the exons ATGGTATGGGCGGAGCGTTCCATAGATCTTCAGGATGATGATAC AGAAGAACTCGCGGCTTTGGAATCCAAGGTGACCTTGCTTACCAATGAAATAGACAACGAGATTCGACAAAGAGAAGATACG GAAGAGCGCTGCATATCTCTCGCCCGACTTGCACAAAACTGCACCGCATTATCTGAGCTTGAATTCGAAATGGCACAGTATGGATTGGCTGATCCCGCAGTTTTAGAACGTAAACGACGGGCAGTAGTCTTGGCGCGCGAGGCGGCGTGTAGGTGGACCG ATAACTATAGCGTATTATTCTCGCATATTACTAGAACGCTTGGGTGTGAGGCGGGCGAACTAAGGGAGTACCTTGGCATAGGAGAGGGCTATGAGGACATTGAGTAG
- a CDS encoding oxalate decarboxylase — MHFSLTLALALSASVLGAPAPAVDSSSSVVADPSTTISSSKTNIPSSTTDSSHPSPTVPYASGDLNESYLDKFQNELPQPVRGSKGAKILGPQNIPLDRQNPDFLASPSTDNGAVSNVKWPFSLSHNRVQDGGWARQQNVHSMPIATTMAGVNMRLKAGALRELHWHITAEWAYVLEGSCRVVVVNSEGQNYIADVYPGDLWYFPPGIPHVIQGLNDTADGCEFLLVFDDGEFSEDSTFSATEWMAHVPKEVLSKNFQVNASAFDHIPNRQLWMLPSAVPTGSAKEQGVKSPQGVSTLPYTFAASKANSTKLPGGTVKVVDSRTFEVSKTIALAEVTVEVGGMRELHWHPTQPEWSYFIEGEARITVFAAQGNARTFNYQAGDIGYVPPSFGHYVENIGNTTLKFLEIFNSDKYEDISLNQWLALTPPDMVKAHLQLSDDTISKLQKVKPIVV, encoded by the exons ATGCACTTCTCGCTCACTTTGGCTCTTGCGTTATCTGCGAGCGTCCTCGGCGCTCCGGCTCCAGCTGTCGACTCGAGCTCTTCAGTCGTAGCGGATCCGTCTACTACTATCTCGTCGTCTAAAACAAACATTCCTTCATCAACGACTGACTCGTCCCACCCGAGCCCTACAGTGCCCTACGCATCGGGCGACCTGAACGAGTCGTACCTGGACAAGTTCCAGAACGAACTCCCTCAGCCTGTCCGCGGATCGAAGGGCGCCAAGATCCTTGGACCTCAGAACATTCCTCTTGACCGCCAAAATCCTGACTTTCTGGCGAGCCCCAGTACCGACAATGGTGCAGT GTCCAACGTAAAGTGGCCGTTCAGTTTGTCCCACAATCGTGTTcaggatggtgggtgggcaCGTCAGCAAAATG TTCATTCGATGCCTATTGCGACGACGATGGCCGGTGTAAACATGCGCTTGAAAGCAGGAGCGCTTCG TGAGCTGCACTGGCATATCACTGCAGAG TGGGCCTATGTTCTGGAG GGGAGCTGTCGTGTTGTTGTTGTGAATTCCGAGGGTCAGAACTATATCGCTGATGTC TATCCAGGAGATCTTTGGTACTTCCCTCCTGGTATTCCGCATGTGATTCAGGGCTTGAACGATACCGCTGATGGCTGCGAGTTCCTCCTT GTCTTCGACGACGGAGAGTTCAGCGAAGACTCTACTTTCTCAGCTACGGAGTGGATGGCCCATGTTCCTAAGGAAGTCTTGAGCAAGAACTTCCAGGTCAACGCCTCTGCCTTTGATCACATTCCAAACCGTCAGCTGTGGATGCTACCGAGTGCCGTTCCAACAGGCAGCGCTAAGGAGCAAGGAGTAAAGAGCCCGCAAGGAGTATCTACATTGCCTTATACATTTGCCGCAAGCAAGGCCAACTCTACCAAG CTTCCCGGCGGGACGGTCAAAGTTGTCGACTCACGTACATTCGAAGTCAGCAAGACTATCGCACTCGCGGAG GTTACTGTTGAGGTCGGCGGGATGCGCGAGCTTCAC TGGCATCCAACTCAGCCTGAATGGTCTTACTTCAT CGAGGGCGAAGCACGCATAACAGTCTTTGCCGCACAGGGCAACGCACGAACCTTTAATTATCAAGCAGGAGATATTG GCTATGTTCCTCCATCTTTCGGGCACTATGTCGAGAACATAGGGAACACGACGCTCAAGTTCCTTGAGATCTTCAACTCTGACAAGTATGAGGATATCTCGCTCAACCAGTGGCTGGCCCTCACACCTCCAGATATGGTCAAG GCCCACTTACAGTTGAGCGACGACACGATCAGCAAGCTACAGAAAGTGAAGCCAATCGTAGTATGA
- a CDS encoding phosphatidate phosphatase PPAPDC1A: protein MRDGWRSFWSGHSSGSFAGLSFLSYYMAGKLHMFDEQGYTAKVWVALAPLLIALLVAISRTVDNRHHWQDVTVGAVVGMNLAYFAYRQYYPSLADKLCHEAYQARLSPFQCDLPRDELDREGPDDEESRPLIRSYSNQDINSPRSDRS, encoded by the exons ATGCGGGATGGTTGGAGAAGCTTTTGGAGCGGCCATTCCAGTG GCTCTTTTGCTGGATTGAGTTTCTTGTCGTATTACATGGCGGGGAAGTTACATATGTTCGACGAACAAGGATATACG GCCAAGGTATGGGTAGCTTTGGCACCACTACTTATCGCATTGCTCGTTGCAATTTCTCGCACAGTAGACAACCGTC ACCACTGGCAGGATGTAACAGTTGGAGCAGTAGTAG GGATGAATCTCGCCTACTTCGCATATAGGCAGTATTATCCTTCGTTGGCTGATAAGCTATGTCATGAAGCATATCAGGCCCGGTTATCTCCCTTTCAATGTGATCTTCCACGAGATGAACTGGATAGAGAGGGACCTGATGATGAGGAGAGCCGTCCGTTGATTAGGAGTTATTCTAATCAAGACATAAATAGCCCTCGCTCCGATAGGTCGTAG
- a CDS encoding polygalacturonase, with amino-acid sequence MLSLFFAALGATSAVALVDSVERYTNPQTCIVPSYGNLNKSDTPAIHAAFKKCGKGGRIIFKENTTYALNELTILTPCKSCTVELEGTLRLSDNITYWLKNATNPANLTSAYPNLVYYPFQDTFSYLILKDWKKSSLVSKTGKGLIDGAGQLWWNAFAGQEALDPGSLRRPNPANWFNWVIDSKYLNYTNIRLSALSTNKNPPKNADGWDTYRTSHFVLRGAHVVSGDDCFSFKGNSTYVTVEDVYCQNSHGVSVGSLAQYPGVLDRVEHVKVVQNITFVGNGDSSSNGARIKIWAGPVGSAIVNDIHYEDLTVDNVTNPLVVDSCYFSQAYCATGKPVASITDVTVTNIRGNSTGAVVSSIICPEGSTCDIKFKNVDIKPKNGASPVYRCFSVTSEDLGVNCTYPTIVNGTFKWPA; translated from the exons ATGCTCTCCCTCTTTTTCGCCGCTTTGGGCGCTACGAGCGCTGTTGCGCTAGTGGATTCGGTAGAACGATATACCAACCCTCAGACATGCATTGTGCCTTCTTATGGCAACCTGAACAAGTCTGATACGCCCGCTATTCATGCTGCGTTCAAAAAGTGCGGAAAGGGCGGTCGTATTATCTTCAAGGAGAATACTACTTATGCTTTGAACGAACTCACG ATTCTCACCCCATGCAAGAGTTGTACGGTTGAGCTCGAAGGTACCCTTCGTCTCTCGGACAATATCACATACTGGTTAAAGAATGCGACGAATCCTGCAAACCTTACCTCTGCATACCCTAATCTTGTCTACTA TCCCTTCCAGGATACATTTTCGTACCTTATTCTTAAGGACTGGAAGAAGTCCTCGCTGGTTTCAAAGACTGGGAAGGGTCTCATCGACGGTGCGGGCCAGCTCTGGTGGAATGCATTCGCCGGCCAAGAAGCTCTCGACCCCGGTTCGCTTCGCCGCCCT AACCCTGCCAATTGGTTCAACTGggttattgacagcaaataCCTCAACTACACCAATATTCGTCTTTCCGCGTTGTCTACCAACAAGAATCCACCTAAGAATGCAGATGGATGGGA CACTTATCGCACCTCCCACTTTGTCCTTCGTGGCGCGCACGTGGTTTCTGGTGATGACTGTTTCTCGTTCAAGGGAAATTCGACCTATGTTACCGTTGAAGATGTCTACTGCCAGAACTCTCATGGTGTCAGTGTTGGCAGTCTCGCGCAGTACCCAGGCGTCTTGGATCGGGTAGAACATGTCAAAGTTGTAC AAAATATTACTTTTGTCGGAAATGGGGACAGCTCCTCAAACGGTGCCCGTATCAAGATCTGGGCCGGACCAGTTGGCTCGGCCATCGTCAACGATATTCACTACGAGGATCTCACG GTTGACAATGTAACGAATCCTCTGGTTGTTGATTCGTGCTACTTCAGCCAGGCGTATTGTGCTACC GGCAAGCCTGTCGCAAGCATCACCGATGTTACTGTGACTAACATTCGCGGCAATTCGACTGGGGCTGTCGTTTCGTCTATTATCTGTCCCGAGGGTTCGACATGTGACATCAAGTTCAAGAATGTGGATATCAAACCGAAGAATGGTGCTTCTCCAGTATACAGGTGTTTTAGCGTTACCAGTGAGGATCTGGGTGTAAACTGCACCTACCCCACGATCGTGAATGGAACTTTCAAGTGGCCGGCTTGA
- a CDS encoding Rho GTPase-activating protein gacZ, whose product MSSPRARAQTTTSSGPPSRASMFFPNLPKRPSISRLFGVGNSNHDLINSAPRESRHSSSSSESYMTSDDDDQQQVAQYANPKRQTRPPRRTRDRGGIGASPSSASAKRLAQTPIADMFKSPLTAAVATTAPSTVTATAVSSKTMPPRLGLQLGNSQDVDEMGWSRGVLDAAASASLGHR is encoded by the exons ATGTCTTCCCCTCGTGCGCGAGCTCAAACGACCACCAGCTCGGGCCCGCCCAGTCGCGCGTCGATGTTCTTCCCGAATCTCCCCAAACGGCCGTCTATCAGCCGTTTGTTCGGCGTCGGCAACTCGAACCACGACTTGATCAACTCGGCTCCGCGAGAGTCTCGTCACTCGAGTAGTTCTAGCGAATCGTACATGACGAGCGACGACGATGACCAGCAACAGGTCGCCCAGTACGCCAACCCAAAGCGACAGACCCGTCCGCCGC GACGCACCCGAGACCGAGGCGGAATCGGGGCATCGCCGTCGTCTGCTAGTGCCAAACGCTTGGCTCAGACTCCGATTGCGGACATGTTCAAGTCTCCCTTGACCGCGGCAGTTGCGACTACCGCTCCATCGACTGTGACTGCCACCGCCGTGTCGAGCAAGACGATGCCTCCCAGACTGGGGCTGCAGCTCGGCAACTCGCAAGATGTGGACGAGATGGGGTGGAGTCGTGGTGTGTTGGATGCTGCTGCCTCGGCGAGTCTTGGGCACCGCTAG